DNA from Peromyscus leucopus breed LL Stock chromosome 3, UCI_PerLeu_2.1, whole genome shotgun sequence:
AATTACCAGAGCATTTACACATAAAGTAACAAGAGATGAAGAAGTACATTGACTCTAAAGGAGTAAGAAATCCAAAGATTCCCTGTTCGGAATCTCTGCTGCATTCCTCTTGCCGTATGTGTTCGATCCCACGTTGGTTGGTGGAAGGACAGGACCAAGGTTGTTGCTCGAACGGACCAAAAAGTTTGCCAGGCGTTGTGTGGCACATGTGGCTGTGTTGCACTTCCGTTTGTCCACCAGGTGGTTGGTACCACTGAGCAAATAAGAAAGAAGTACCAGGTTGAGAGGTAGCCATGTCATCTCCACTACCTCATGCAGTGAAAGAAGGGGAGTATTTTTATAGATGTCACTCAGGACTTTGGCTCTTTCTGACACCTAGAACATGTAGAAGAATCAATTTTTGACCACAAAACCACACAGCACCTTCCACTGGGGTCAACATCGCAGTTCACAATACAAGGAGTAATCTCTGGATATTTGGGGCACatgttcttataataaaaaatctcTATCTTCTAAGTCTTGTTGGTGGACTTTTTTTCTGTTATACATAAAGGATTTGGAATGTATGATTTAAATCTAGCCTGGAATATGTGGAGATTCTAAAGGTGCATTCATTTCCTCTATCTttttgacaaaaattaaacaatatttttctatGTTTCTTGAGATTACTCAGTTAAAATAACAAGAGAAAGATGCCATGAGGAAATTCTGCTATATACAACACTAAAGACATTGTTTAAAGTGAGATAACTCAGGTACAGGAAATTACATATTGAGTGAACACAAAGGAGACATCACACACAGTCAAACTTGTGAATCAAGTACTGGAATGCTGTTCACCAGGTAAGGGGCAAATTGCTGGTTACTAAGCAGTAGGCAGCAAGGTGAATGTGTTCTTAAGATCACTGGTCAGCAGTACAAAATTTTTGCATGCTAAAACTTTTTGTGAGAGCAGATTTCACATTGAGTATTCTTACTACAATAAACAGtatagaaacattaaaaagacagataaggctgggcggtggtggcgcacgccttttatcccagcactcggggttcagaggcaggcagatctctgtgagtttgaggccagtctggtctacagagcaagttccaggacagccaaagctaccccccaaaaaagatagATCATATTGGGTGATTAGAAGATCATCTAAAAGTTACTATACAGTCACAGGACAAATGAATTGATCACTGATCCAGTGCTCGTTGCACCATGGGAGTCCTTGGCATGAATATGTAGACCTCTACTTTTCAAAAATTTTCATGTTAGGGCTAGGCTAACTGTGACAACTGGAGTCTTTGTATATCGAGGGCATAGGATCACCACATTTTTAGCCACTAAAATAACACTAGCAATAACTCAAAACTTATAACTgtgatttaaaattcatttgaattttggtacacttatttattattatttttgagtctagccatgtagcctaggctggccttgacttttctatgtagtccaggctggcttccaacatGATTATTCCActtctcccaagtgttggggttacaggtatgtgctaccacacccggATGTACCTCTATttgagacatttatttatttcaactcTATAGACGTGGAATATCTCATGTCTTGGTTGGTCAGCTTTCTGCTTGTAGAAGAACACCTGAAATAAATCAACTtacaaacaggaaaaacattTGGGCTTGCCATTTGGAGGGCTCAGCCCAGGGTCATTGGTCCTGTTGTTTGGTACTAAGGACACGTGACCAGCAGGTGATTATGAGATAAAGCACACTGGTAGCGGCCTGGTGACTaggaagcaaacaaaaagagggagaagaataAATTGTGTTTCCAAACCTCCTTTGAAGGTACAAGTACAGTGGCCCCAAACCCTTGCTCTGCCTTCCCCTCTCCAAGTTTCTACTACCTCTTATAGGTACCATGCTGTAGGGACCAAACTTTTGAGACTTGGGgctttgaaatatatttcagaaataaactTTATCAGTGTGCTTTCAAAATGGCATTTCAGATGGATATAGACTAGAAACGCTGACTACTGGGTTGATTTTTAGAACACCCTGGGAAGCGCTGTAGTTTTCAGCGCCATAGAAATCAAATTACTATTAAAATTTAGGCTGGTCCacggtggcacttgcctttaatcccagcactcgggaagcagagccaggcggatctctgtgagttcgaggccagcctgggccacagagtgagatccaggaccggcaccaaagctatagagagaagccctgt
Protein-coding regions in this window:
- the LOC114700297 gene encoding islet amyloid polypeptide, producing the protein MHILKLPAALLILSVALNHLTATPVRSGTNHLVDKRKCNTATCATQRLANFLVRSSNNLGPVLPPTNVGSNTYGKRNAAEIPNRESLDFLLL